The Bombus pascuorum chromosome 11, iyBomPasc1.1, whole genome shotgun sequence genome has a window encoding:
- the LOC132911928 gene encoding aldo-keto reductase family 1 member B1-like isoform X1 yields the protein MSNNCQRMAVPTHTLSNGQKIPVLGLGTWQAGDNPGVVEQAVRDAVDAGYRHFDCAYIYCNEKEIGKALRDKIAEGVVKREDLFITTKLWNTMHRKELVVPACKKSLENFGFDYVDLYLIHWPMGFDENSEGLWPVDEKGNPMYGDVDYLDTYRAMEECVKLGLTKSIGLSNFNSQQIDRVLSIAQIKPVMCQVECHPNLNQKKLRDFCTQRNISITAYSPFGSPKRTWVKPGDPEVTIESAEIVAISKKYGKTPAQVVLRYLIDIGTIPIPKSSSKERIKENINIFDFKLTSQEIATIDTLDRGIRICPAAEFKGHKDYPFTIEF from the exons ATGag TAACAACTGTCAAAGGATGGCTGTACCTACGCATACTTTAAGTAATGGACAAAAAATCCCTGTCTTAGGACTTGGTACTTGGCAAGCTGGA GACAATCCAGGTGTTGTTGAACAAGCAGTGCGAGACGCGGTTGATGCCGGTTACAGGCATTTTGACTGCGCTTATATCTACTGCAATGAAAAGGAAATTGGCAAAGCTCTACGCGATAAAATTGCCGAGGGTGTGGTAAAACgagaagatttatttattacgacaAAG ttATGGAATACGATGCACAGGAAAGAATTGGTAGTACCAGCGTGCAAAAAATCACTTGAAAATTTCGGATTCGATTATGTCGATCTTTATCTTATTCACTGGCCCATGGGATTTGAT GAAAATTCTGAAGGTCTGTGGCCAGTCGATGAGAAAGGTAATCCCATGTATGGAGACGTGGATTATCTCGATACGTATCGAGCAATGGAAGAATGTGTAAAGCTGGGATTAACTAAAAGTATAGGTCTTAGCAACTTTAATTCTCAACAGATCGATCGTGTTTTATCGATCGCCCAAATCAAACCTGTCATGTGTCAAGTGGAGTGCCATCCAAACTTAAATCAGAAAAAACTACGCGATTTCTGCACGCAACGTAACATATCTATCACGGCTTACAGCCCATTCGGTTCTCCTAAGCGTACTTGGGTGAAACCTGGCGATCCAGAAGTTACCATCGAATCAGCAGAAATAGTCGCGATTAGCAAAAAGTATGGGAAGACTCCGGCGCAAGTTGTTTTACGATACTTG ATCGACATTGGTACCATTCCTATACCTAAGTCTAGTTCGAAGGAACGTATTAAGGAAAACATCAATATCTTCGACTTTAAGTTAACGTCACAGGAAATTGCAACCATCGATACACTTGACCGTGGAATTCGTATTTGTCCTGCTGCAGA GTTTAAGGGACACAAGGACTATCCGTTTACTATAGAATtctaa
- the LOC132911928 gene encoding aldo-keto reductase family 1 member B1-like isoform X2 translates to MAVPTHTLSNGQKIPVLGLGTWQAGDNPGVVEQAVRDAVDAGYRHFDCAYIYCNEKEIGKALRDKIAEGVVKREDLFITTKLWNTMHRKELVVPACKKSLENFGFDYVDLYLIHWPMGFDENSEGLWPVDEKGNPMYGDVDYLDTYRAMEECVKLGLTKSIGLSNFNSQQIDRVLSIAQIKPVMCQVECHPNLNQKKLRDFCTQRNISITAYSPFGSPKRTWVKPGDPEVTIESAEIVAISKKYGKTPAQVVLRYLIDIGTIPIPKSSSKERIKENINIFDFKLTSQEIATIDTLDRGIRICPAAEFKGHKDYPFTIEF, encoded by the exons ATGGCTGTACCTACGCATACTTTAAGTAATGGACAAAAAATCCCTGTCTTAGGACTTGGTACTTGGCAAGCTGGA GACAATCCAGGTGTTGTTGAACAAGCAGTGCGAGACGCGGTTGATGCCGGTTACAGGCATTTTGACTGCGCTTATATCTACTGCAATGAAAAGGAAATTGGCAAAGCTCTACGCGATAAAATTGCCGAGGGTGTGGTAAAACgagaagatttatttattacgacaAAG ttATGGAATACGATGCACAGGAAAGAATTGGTAGTACCAGCGTGCAAAAAATCACTTGAAAATTTCGGATTCGATTATGTCGATCTTTATCTTATTCACTGGCCCATGGGATTTGAT GAAAATTCTGAAGGTCTGTGGCCAGTCGATGAGAAAGGTAATCCCATGTATGGAGACGTGGATTATCTCGATACGTATCGAGCAATGGAAGAATGTGTAAAGCTGGGATTAACTAAAAGTATAGGTCTTAGCAACTTTAATTCTCAACAGATCGATCGTGTTTTATCGATCGCCCAAATCAAACCTGTCATGTGTCAAGTGGAGTGCCATCCAAACTTAAATCAGAAAAAACTACGCGATTTCTGCACGCAACGTAACATATCTATCACGGCTTACAGCCCATTCGGTTCTCCTAAGCGTACTTGGGTGAAACCTGGCGATCCAGAAGTTACCATCGAATCAGCAGAAATAGTCGCGATTAGCAAAAAGTATGGGAAGACTCCGGCGCAAGTTGTTTTACGATACTTG ATCGACATTGGTACCATTCCTATACCTAAGTCTAGTTCGAAGGAACGTATTAAGGAAAACATCAATATCTTCGACTTTAAGTTAACGTCACAGGAAATTGCAACCATCGATACACTTGACCGTGGAATTCGTATTTGTCCTGCTGCAGA GTTTAAGGGACACAAGGACTATCCGTTTACTATAGAATtctaa
- the LOC132911927 gene encoding tRNA (guanine(26)-N(2))-dimethyltransferase, which translates to MEQCVKKPKLDTIRSIKEGQAEILVDDTNVFYNPVQEFNRDLSVAVLTTYIKGIKKQATETGTEKQDGIVVLEALSATGLRSIRYAKEVKGIKQIVANDISAKAIVSIKNNIRHNGVENLIKPSHEDATLLMYQSRKDKFDVIDLDPYGCPTTFLDGAVQCVSDDGLLMITATDMAVLAGNSPETCYLKYGAISLKSKACHEMALRILLQSIASHAGRYGRYIIPVLSISADFYIRVFVKVFSSQIKCKENATKIGMVYQCTGCESINTQPLCYKKPTGGYKLTSLPYVDKLCKICQHRQHEGGPIWLGPLHDQHFVSNLLCNLDEMKLTTLKRIEGVLNVIREELDVPLYYNLSRLMSTIKCITPSMLTFRSALLNAGYCVSYSHACKTSVKTDAPNEVIWDIVRAWEKNNSVKRDKLSNDSPAIRILKTPMTTNISFDIHPLANPLSRQNKLTRFQQNPTINWGPGTRAKTRIDLENEVENSKKIRNQNKNSRKEKPRSENDTEKVKPL; encoded by the coding sequence atggAACAGtgtgtaaaaaaaccaaaattaGATACAATTAGAAGTATAAAGGAAGGACAGGCAGAAATTTTAGTTGACGATACAAACGTATTTTACAATCCTGTTCAAGAGTTTAACAGGGATCTTAGCGTAGCTGTGTTAACGACTTACATAAAAGGTATAAAGAAGCAAGCAACAGAGACAGGCACGGAAAAACAGGATGGAATTGTCGTATTGGAAGCTTTATCTGCTACTGGTTTACGTAGCATTCGGTATGCCAAAGAAGTGAAAGGCATAAAACAAATCGTAGCCAACGATATTTCTGCAAAGGCAATTGtaagcattaaaaataatataagacaCAATGGAGTCGAAAATCTTATAAAACCAAGTCACGAAGATGCAACATTGCTCATGTATCAAAGTCGGAAGGATAAGTTTGACGTAATAGATTTAGACCCATACGGTTGTCCTACAACGTTTCTGGATGGGGCGGTACAATGTGTATCAGACGATGGACTGCTTATGATCACAGCTACAGATATGGCAGTATTAGCTGGTAACTCCCCTGAAACTTGTTATCTTAAATATGGAGCTATCTCTTTAAAATCTAAAGCATGCCATGAAATGGCACTAAGAATATTATTGCAAAGTATTGCTTCACACGCAGGACGGTATGGTAGATACATAATACCAGTACTTTCTATAAGTgctgatttttatataagaGTATTTGTTAAAGTATTTTCCAGTCaaattaaatgtaaagaaaACGCAACTAAAATTGGAATGGTGTACCAATGCACAGGTTGCGAAAGCATCAACACTCAACCATTATGTTATAAGAAGCCTACCGGAGGCTACAAATTAACATCTTTACCTTATGTGGATAAACTTTGTAAAATCTGTCAGCATAGGCAACATGAAGGGGGGCCGATATGGTTAGGTCCTTTGCACGATCAACATTTTGTATCTAATCTTCTATGTAATTTAGACGAAATGAAGTTAACAACATTAAAAAGGATAGAAGGAGTTTTAAATGTTATTCGCGAAGAATTAGACGttccattatattataatctcAGTCGTTTAATGTCCACAATTAAATGTATTACACCGTCGATGTTAACATTTCGATCTGCATTATTAAACGCAGGATATTGCGTATCGTATTCACATGCCTGCAAAACATCTGTAAAGACGGATGCTCCAAATGAAGTTATATGGGATATTGTACGTGCAtgggaaaaaaataattccgtGAAAAGAGATAAACTATCAAACGATAGCCCCGCGATAAGAATATTAAAGACACCAATGACAACGAACATCTCGTTTGATATACATCCTCTGGCCAATCCATTATCTAGGCAAAACAAGCTAACGCGATTTCAACAAAATCCTACGATCAACTGGGGCCCTGGTACACGTGCAAAAACGAGAATAGACTTAGAAAATGAAgtagaaaattcgaaaaagataagaaatcaaaataaaaattccagaaaAGAGAAACCACGATCAGAAAACGACACTGAGAAAGTAAAGCctttataa
- the LOC132911933 gene encoding tubulin polymerization-promoting protein homolog encodes MQAEKTDNETEKNDTKIEQNDAQAEKSDAEVETKAETNDACKKSAEEAVTNKAANLKIEDESGSSAPSSPSATQPASFLASFKAFSKFGDPKSDGKLITLSQSDKWMKQAKVIDGKKITTTDTGIYFKKHKSMKLGIEQYKAFLEELAKNKKVDLAEMKKKMANCGPPGVTGGAVAGKAASTVDRLTDVSKYTGSHKQRFDESGKGKGIAGRKDLPDQSGYVQGYQNKDTYKAH; translated from the exons ATGCAAGCCGAGAAGACGGACAATGAAACTGAGAAAAACGACACGAAGATAGAGCAGAACGACGCTCAGGCGGAGAAAAGCGACGCTGAAGTTGAAACGAAAGCGGAGACGAACGATGCGTGTAAGAAGTCGGCCGAAGAAGCAGTCACTAACAAGGCAGCAAATTTGAAGATCGAAGACGAGAGCGGAAGTTCGGCGCCTAGTAGCCCCAGCGCCACGCAGCCTGCAAGCTTTTTGGCAAGCTTCAAGGCGTTTTCGAAATTCGGTGACCCAAAAAGCGACGGGAAACTGATCACGTTGAGTCAGAGCGACAAATGGATGAAGCAAGCGAAGGTGATCGATGGAAAGAAGATCACTACCACTGATACGGGCATTTACTTTAAGAAACACAA ATCGATGAAATTGGGTATTGAACAGTACAAAGCGTTTTTGGAAGAACTGGCTAAAAATAAGAAGGTCGACTTAGCAgagatgaagaagaaaatggccAACTGTGGGCCACCCGGAGTTACCGGTGGTGCTGTT GCGGGCAAAGCGGCTTCCACGGTGGACAGACTCACAGACGTCAGTAAATACACAGGCTCTCATAAACAACGTTTCGACGAGAGTGGTAAAGGCAAAGGAATCGCTGGTCGAAAGGACCTGCCCGATCAGTCCGGCTACGTGCAGGGCTACCAGAATAAAGACACCTACAAGGCCCACTAG